In Candidatus Bathyarchaeia archaeon, the following are encoded in one genomic region:
- a CDS encoding rhomboid family intramembrane serine protease, which yields MIPIHDENRPSKIPYVNYILIILNVVVFFFFFIQGYRAFKNSIGKYGVIPIYILRGERFETLFTSMFIHADILHLLGNMLYLWVFGDNIEDALGHMKYLAFYLIGGLFAGLAHIASTLLSIYVSPIPYVIVELSTPAVGASGAISAVLGAYMFLYPNARIRTIVFYIFITIVSIPASYYLGFWFLYQLLMGFISLSSMTSGVAVWAHIGGFVFGLLIVKAFGIKPRGVAPTRVRGVYEPIIAPQVRTPLVDVYVEPDRVFIVAYMPGVEIGDIRLTVSELDVIIEAEREDVRFYRHLELPVPVIPKVENLTFRNGALSFTLYRLIF from the coding sequence ATGATACCAATTCATGATGAAAATAGACCATCTAAAATACCTTATGTAAACTACATACTAATTATTCTGAATGTAGTAGTGTTCTTCTTTTTCTTCATTCAAGGATATCGAGCTTTTAAAAATTCTATTGGGAAATATGGGGTGATTCCAATCTATATTCTTAGGGGGGAGAGATTTGAGACTCTTTTTACAAGCATGTTTATACATGCCGATATCCTGCATCTTCTCGGAAATATGCTTTATCTTTGGGTTTTCGGAGATAACATTGAAGATGCATTAGGGCACATGAAATATCTAGCATTCTATCTAATTGGCGGCTTATTCGCTGGTTTAGCCCATATAGCTTCAACGCTCTTATCTATTTACGTGAGTCCAATTCCATACGTAATAGTTGAACTTAGCACGCCAGCCGTAGGGGCATCCGGAGCCATTTCAGCCGTTCTAGGAGCATACATGTTTCTATATCCTAACGCAAGGATAAGAACAATTGTTTTCTATATTTTCATCACGATTGTTAGCATACCAGCATCCTATTATTTGGGATTCTGGTTTCTCTATCAATTGTTAATGGGTTTCATATCTTTAAGCAGCATGACATCAGGTGTGGCTGTCTGGGCACATATAGGTGGCTTCGTTTTTGGACTATTAATTGTTAAGGCTTTTGGCATTAAGCCCAGAGGGGTGGCTCCTACTAGGGTTAGAGGGGTCTATGAACCCATTATAGCACCTCAGGTTAGAACGCCACTCGTAGACGTTTATGTTGAACCCGATAGGGTTTTTATAGTAGCTTATATGCCCGGCGTTGAGATCGGCGATATAAGACTAACAGTCTCGGAATTGGATGTTATAATTGAAGCTGAGCGCGAAGATGTAAGATTCTATAGACACCTAGAACTACCAGTTCCAGTGATACCCAAAGTTGAGAATCTAACATTTAGAAATGGTGCGCTCAGCTTCACGCTCTATAGATTAATCTTTTAG
- a CDS encoding DUF1922 domain-containing protein, translating to MTSYIIFACPKCGLIRYAKDGQKTAKCLGCNYQIQIDPQKIKIIAKVRDVRDAIELVKVYKIKRK from the coding sequence TTGACTAGTTATATAATATTTGCCTGCCCAAAATGTGGGCTAATCAGATACGCTAAAGATGGGCAAAAGACCGCTAAATGCTTAGGATGCAATTATCAGATTCAAATTGATCCACAGAAGATTAAGATTATAGCTAAGGTCAGAGATGTCAGAGATGCTATTGAACTTGTCAAAGTATATAAGATTAAGAGAAAATAA
- a CDS encoding Sjogren's syndrome/scleroderma autoantigen 1 family protein, translating into MSSKEGGKSDKIRLMAELLRSGATLTDLSCPVCASPLFRLKSGELWCAQCQKKVIVVKEEEEAREVEVLSALSQAESTLLMKIWEINERLRIEDNPEEIGRLSSVMSTLLENLERIRRIGKMRK; encoded by the coding sequence TTGTCCAGTAAAGAGGGTGGTAAAAGCGACAAGATACGTTTAATGGCTGAGTTATTAAGGAGTGGCGCTACATTAACTGATCTTTCATGCCCAGTTTGCGCATCGCCATTATTCAGACTTAAGAGTGGCGAATTGTGGTGTGCCCAATGCCAGAAAAAAGTAATAGTTGTTAAAGAGGAGGAAGAGGCTAGGGAGGTTGAGGTTTTATCAGCGTTAAGTCAAGCTGAATCAACACTCCTAATGAAGATATGGGAGATCAATGAGAGACTTAGGATTGAGGATAACCCAGAGGAGATTGGAAGATTAAGTAGTGTAATGTCAACTCTACTGGAAAATCTTGAAAGAATAAGAAGAATTGGGAAA